actcggtggagtgttcggatacaacactagtacttccataagccgcaacttgtgaactcttacgtccctttgaagacttcacaaacacctaaagctcttaccacaagatcctaatgttcaaacctagtgaaaacacaactaccttctaaaactctttaagaagatagtttacaagtaaacttacaacttaagcttacaagtactcttgctaaaaTCACTCTAAAAAGATTACAatgaattataagaatgatatcaaagAATATAAGAAAATATGAGTGAAAAGGTGAGTCTTTAAATGCTCCAAggattggcttttataggaaagagaaatctgcctggaagctgTACGGCTCACTGCACAGTCGACCGGGGTTCGACCGTATACCACTGACATCTGAATATATAGTCGTTTTTATCCTTTGAACTTTGTCATTTTCCCTTATTGGATAGCTGCAAATAGAAGCCAATTATCTCTGAAATCATCCCCATTACCctttttgttttggacataagtgtGGAAGTTGACATGTTCtcaaaagaagaaagtcttcaagctttgaccatttgtcattgatttctTAATTgggtaattgcagatttttgtctcttgacaaagcattaccttccaaaacttcatcaatccttcttaattacttgtcattttgttaatggaagtatcttgctctttggaacattgttacatctcaaatgaactagtttgaaccTAGTTGGAACTTACTTGGAGATTATTACAACAATTTACAAGTTCATAATTAATAACtcatacataaaaatgatacataaGAGTCATGGGAGAGTACCTCTTTTGTTGAGacttttaatgaccatcattagtatgtaTTAAATGACATTATGTAATAAGACAAGAGTAAAACATTTTGTGTTTGatcttatttgagcttaaaatatcATTAAGATGTCACtaagtgtgattagtaaaaattaacatcttttggttcaaaactcttttgaaatcaaagaaggcaactattataagtatgtttaaaaggttttgtaaattatagatgcctcaaagtggtctaactcaaAGTGGTTGAATTTGATTACAGTAAAAACTGCGGTCGATCCACTGTCAGCCGTGAGGTTGACCGCAGATCAACAGTTTTGAAATATGGTGCAGTCGTGATAAAGGGCATTTACGGTCAAACCCGcagtcgaccgtggtgcagccgcatagcagttttaccaagttaattatttatgtattggtcctttgctagagatagtgtaggcttatgaactcatgtcgtcttacatgtgattaagcacttatctcttttgtgtcatcatcaaaacaaagtgattaacttttgaatattataattggattcttaaccaacattctccccctttttaatGATGACAAACATATGGGTAAGTGTTTAGTTATGTAAGCTGACATAAGTGtaaacatcacttaccatacactttctcccccttttgccgAAGAAAAAAGGTTAGCCCCCCCTGAAACTAAGCGTGcactagagtaatgctcccccttaaattgtgcatgcTTATAAATAATATGGGTCCCCCTTGAACCAATATCGCAAGTAAAAGAGCGTCAAACATAATAAACAAAACAAGTGCATGACAATACTTAGTACATAGCAAGTTTTAATTCTAGTACAAGTGTTGAATCTACCCGCCCTAAAACCTAATCTTAACCAACATTTCTAAATTAAGGATATATGCCGTTGGTGCTAAATGCATCGGAGATAGTTGAACCTTCATTGTCGGAAGAGAGGATGATGACCGGATGTGCAACCCAATAGGTGAGAGGAATTGTGGACACGGGTTGAGGAATTTGAGATGGGGTAATGGCACCAATAAATTGGAAAAGTCGATTGAGATGGTTTGAGTATGGAAGAGGGCGACTGCCTAGCTCTTGAAGGTAACCCATTCGTCAAGTTATAAGGTAAGTGAGATTTATGGGCTCATGAGTAAGAAAGGACCACATGATGACAATTTTGGTTCCCGAGACGTGAGTGTCGGTAGGTTCCCTATAGTAAACGTTGTTGCGAATGACATTCAAAAGGAGTTGAAGATCATGGCATATTTTGTCATCTTGAATACGAAGGCGTTGATTGAGATTTTGAGGTACTCTCGGAATGGTGACGAGATCTAAGATAGGTTGTAACGGAAATGTGGGGTTAAGTGACCTTAGATTAGTATAAGGAGTATAGAAGGAACGCCCATTGGATGAAATAGCCATAATGGTTACAAATTGTTCAAGAGACCAAGTTTAGAGTGTATTGAAAAGTCGAAATGCAACTTGGTCGGGATTCGAAAAGTCAAGATGAGCATAAAATTCTCTAATCAAAGTTGGATAAATGACCTCATCAAACTCAAGGAATGAGAAACAATTGTTTTGAGTGAAAAGTTGAGTTAGTTCGAGAAATTCGGTATGGTGAACAATACGCTCTTCATGAAGTGTCCGTGTTTCCATGTGTTGCCTATTGTTTGTAATACGTTGGTTTCGTGTGTTGGTCATTTCCTAGGAAAACAACATTTTTAGCAAAACATTCAAGTTTATTATATGtttttgaaaaactatatgctaAACATGTGTAGATTAGTCCTTGTCTAGACTCATTTTTGAAAAGAAGATTTTGAAAGTAAGTTGTGCCATTTCTTTTGAAAATTTTgacaagtttcatcattttgcTTTATGTTTGCCAAGTATAGATAAAAGTCATGAGATTGTCAAGTATCATAATGGCTTGTTCAAACATATGTGTTTGTGCATGACTGGGTTTAAAAAAAATGTTCTTAAAACATATATGAGATTTATGCAAGAAACACTTTCATGGCATATTTGATAAGTAATTTTTTCCCATAACAATTTGTCTTCACATAATCGGATGAATTCATGCTAGAAAATAAGTGTTCCTAATAGTTTAGAAAGACTCTTACATAATTAAACAAGTATAAgtaaaattaaaaagaaaatttGGATGCTTACCTTGAAGAAAATTGAAAGAATTTTGGACCACTTTGAAGGGTACTTGAAAATAGGACATAAATTCTAGAGATCCAGTGGTTGGGGTTCAAAGAAGAGATGTGGTTGGTGAAAAAGTTGTTTGGATATTAAAGAGGGTACATAAAAGACAAAAGAGTTCGTCAGACACCAGGCGGTCGAGTACACGGTCGACCGTCATTCGAACGTGTGTGAACTGCAGAAAATTTTATGGAATATGTTCCATAattcccaacccattcctaagcaAGTTAAAGGTTTCCTTTTTAAGGGGCTTAGTGAATATGTCAGCTATGTTTTCAGCAGATTCTACCTTATCTATCACAATATTACCATTTTGGATGTGGTCACGAAGGaagtggtgcctaatgtctatgtgtttagtcctagagtgtaatatttgattcTTAGATAGGTCTATAACACTATTGTTATCGTAGCATATGGGTATTTCGGATGAGATGATACCGTAATCAAGGAAGGTTTGCTTCATCCATAACACTTGTGCGCATGCTCTTCTCACAGAtacatattcggcttcggtggtagaTAATGCAACAGATGTTTGCTTCTTTGAAAACCATGATGTTAAACAAAGACCCACAAACGCGCATACTCCacttgtgctctttctatcaatcaTTAACCCTCCGTGGTCGAGATCcgcaaagcacataatatcaaCCCCGGTGAACTTTGGATACCATAATCCAAGATGCATTGTTCCCTTTAAGTATCTAAAGATCCTTTTAACCGCCTCAACGTGTGACGTCTTTGGATTTTCTTGAAATCCAGCGCACAAACACAC
The window above is part of the Rutidosis leptorrhynchoides isolate AG116_Rl617_1_P2 chromosome 1, CSIRO_AGI_Rlap_v1, whole genome shotgun sequence genome. Proteins encoded here:
- the LOC139839641 gene encoding secreted RxLR effector protein 161-like, coding for MATPMVTNVKLTLEGEGEPVDSTKYKGMIGSLLYLTASWPDILFSVCLCAGFQENPKTSHVEAVKRIFRYLKGTMHLGLWYPKFTGVDIMCFADLDHGGLMIDRKSTSGVCAFVGLCLTSWFSKKQTSVALSTTEAEYVSVRRACAQVLWMKQTFLDYDKVESAENIADIFTKPLKKETFNLLRNGLGIMEHIP